In the genome of Cronobacter malonaticus LMG 23826, one region contains:
- the adhP gene encoding alcohol dehydrogenase AdhP: MKVMKMKAAVVKAFGQPLEIQEVLVPEVTPGKVLVKIAATGVCHTDLHAAEGDWPVKPNPPFIPGHEGVGHVVAVGQGVTHIKEGDRVGVPWLYSACGHCEHCLSGWETLCHGQQNSGYSVNGTFADYCLADANYVGILPDNVEFTSIAPILCAGVTVYKGLKMTDTKPGDWVVISGIGGLGHLAIQYANAMGLNVAAVDIDNDKLEFAKRLGAQVTANALEVDPGSYFHDTFGGAHGVLVTAVSPKAFAQATTMMRRGGTMVLNGLPPGKFDLSIFDMVLDGTTVRGSIVGTRKDLQEALDFAGHNKVAAEIAVEPLENINDIFDRMRNGKITGRIVVDMSL, translated from the coding sequence ATGAAAGTGATGAAAATGAAAGCGGCAGTGGTCAAGGCCTTCGGGCAGCCGCTGGAGATCCAGGAAGTGCTGGTGCCGGAAGTGACGCCGGGCAAAGTGCTGGTGAAAATCGCGGCGACCGGCGTGTGTCATACCGATCTCCACGCGGCGGAAGGCGACTGGCCGGTGAAACCGAACCCGCCGTTTATTCCGGGCCATGAGGGTGTGGGGCATGTGGTGGCGGTCGGTCAGGGCGTGACGCATATTAAAGAGGGCGACCGCGTGGGCGTGCCGTGGCTCTATTCCGCCTGCGGGCACTGCGAACACTGTCTCAGCGGCTGGGAAACGCTCTGCCACGGTCAGCAAAACTCCGGCTATTCGGTCAACGGTACCTTTGCCGACTATTGTCTGGCGGATGCCAATTACGTCGGTATTCTGCCGGACAACGTTGAGTTCACCAGTATCGCGCCGATCCTCTGCGCGGGTGTGACGGTCTATAAAGGGCTGAAAATGACCGACACCAAACCGGGCGACTGGGTGGTGATTTCCGGCATCGGCGGGTTAGGGCATCTGGCGATTCAGTACGCCAACGCGATGGGCTTGAACGTGGCGGCGGTGGATATCGATAACGATAAGCTGGAATTTGCGAAACGCCTCGGCGCGCAGGTGACGGCCAACGCGCTGGAGGTCGATCCGGGCAGCTATTTCCATGACACTTTCGGCGGTGCGCACGGCGTGCTGGTCACGGCGGTGTCGCCAAAAGCGTTCGCCCAGGCGACCACCATGATGCGCCGCGGCGGTACGATGGTGCTCAACGGTCTCCCGCCGGGCAAATTCGATCTCTCTATCTTCGATATGGTGCTGGACGGCACCACGGTGCGTGGCTCTATTGTCGGTACGCGTAAGGATCTCCAGGAGGCGCTCGATTTCGCCGGCCATAACAAAGTGGCGGCGGAAATTGCGGTCGAGCCGCTGGAGAATATCAACGATATTTTCGACCGTATGCGCAACGGGAAAATCACCGGTCGCATCGTGGTGGATATGTCGCTGTAA
- a CDS encoding DUF333 domain-containing protein — protein sequence MRAAFWVGCAALLLSACSSEPVQQATAAHVPPGMRAAMSSAGQANCAMVGGSLSVARQLDGTSTGMCALPNGKRCSEAALASGACAAY from the coding sequence ATGCGAGCAGCGTTTTGGGTAGGATGTGCCGCGTTATTATTATCGGCATGCAGCAGCGAACCCGTTCAGCAGGCCACCGCGGCCCATGTGCCGCCGGGAATGCGGGCTGCGATGTCGAGCGCAGGGCAGGCGAACTGCGCGATGGTCGGAGGCTCGCTGTCGGTCGCGCGCCAGCTTGACGGCACCTCCACCGGCATGTGCGCACTGCCCAACGGCAAACGTTGCAGTGAAGCGGCGCTCGCCTCTGGCGCCTGCGCCGCCTACTGA
- the hslJ gene encoding heat shock protein HslJ — MKKILFTLLAGMTLAGCQNTATSNVTPETLQHHRYVLQTVNGAPLDSTRRVPELSFGERMHVSGSMCNRFMGQGELHGDTLKVQGLASTRMLCAEPQLNELDKLINEMLSQGAKVSVEKQQLTLKYRQYSLVYKLADLMS; from the coding sequence ATGAAAAAAATCCTTTTCACCTTGCTGGCGGGAATGACGCTCGCCGGTTGCCAGAACACGGCGACGTCAAACGTGACGCCTGAAACGCTGCAACACCACCGCTACGTGCTGCAAACCGTCAACGGCGCGCCACTGGACTCAACGCGCCGCGTGCCGGAGCTGAGCTTTGGCGAGCGTATGCATGTCTCCGGCAGCATGTGCAACCGCTTTATGGGTCAGGGTGAACTGCATGGCGATACGCTGAAGGTGCAGGGGCTCGCGTCAACGCGCATGCTGTGCGCCGAGCCGCAGCTCAACGAGCTGGATAAGCTGATTAATGAGATGTTAAGCCAGGGAGCGAAGGTGAGCGTGGAGAAACAGCAGCTCACCCTGAAATACCGCCAGTACAGTCTGGTCTATAAACTGGCGGATCTGATGTCGTAA
- a CDS encoding YnbE family lipoprotein, with translation MKTAITLMAGVIILALCGCTPRIEVAAPKEPITINMNVKIEHDIHIKVDKDVEALLQSRSDLF, from the coding sequence ATGAAAACCGCAATCACGCTGATGGCAGGCGTCATCATCCTGGCACTGTGCGGCTGTACGCCGCGTATTGAGGTGGCGGCGCCCAAAGAGCCGATTACCATTAATATGAACGTCAAAATTGAACACGATATCCATATCAAAGTGGATAAAGACGTCGAAGCGTTGCTGCAAAGCCGCAGCGATCTCTTCTGA
- the nifJ gene encoding pyruvate:ferredoxin (flavodoxin) oxidoreductase, with amino-acid sequence MITIDGNGAVASVAFRTSEVIAIYPITPSSTMAEQADAWAGNGMKNVWGDVPRVVEMQSEAGAIATVHGALQTGALSTSFTSSQGLLLMIPTLYKLAGQLTPFVLHVAARTVATHALSIFGDHSDVMAVRQTGCAMLCASSVQEAQDFALISHIATLKSRVPFIHFFDGFRTSHEINKIAPLADDTIRALLPQAEIDAHRARALNPEHPVIRGTSANPDTYFQSREATNPWYNAVYDHVEQAMNGFAAATGRQYRPFEYYGHPEAERVIILMGSASGTCEEVVDELLTRGEKVGVLKVRLFRPFSARHLLAALPQSVQRIAVLDRTKEPGAQAEPLYLDVMTALAEAFNSGERDSLPRVIGGRYGLSSKEFGPDCVLAVFNELRAEKPKPRFTVGIYDDVTHLSLPLPENTLPSNARLEALFYGLGSDGSVSATKNNIKIIGNATPWYAQGYFVYDSKKAGGLTVSHLRVSERPINSAYLVSQADFVGCHQLQFIDKYQMAERLKPGGIFLINTPYAPDEVWHQLPQEVQAVLNNKNARVFVVNAAKIARECQLGARINTVMQMAFFHLTQILPGDSALEALQGAIAKSYSSKGQELVERNWQALALARESLFEVARQPVDETSHLRPPVVSDAAPDFVKTVTAAMLAGLGDALPVSALPPDGTWPLGTTRWEKRNIAEAIPIWKEELCTQCNHCVAACPHSAIRAKVVAPEALADAPASLAALDVKSRDMRGQKYVLQVAPEDCTGCNLCVEVCPAKDRQNPEIKAINMMSRLEHVEEEKRNYDFFLDLPEIDRSSLERIDIRTSQLITPLFEYSGACSGCGETPYIKLLTQLYGDRLLIANATGCSSIYGGNLPSTPYTTDANGRGPAWANSLFEDNAEFGLGFRLTVDQHKARVQRLLTQFADKLTPALYEALHADATPEVRREQIAELRQQLQGVEGAQQLLTDADALVEKSIWLIGGDGWAYDIGFGGLDHVLSLTENVNILVLDTQCYSNTGGQASKATPLGAVTKFGEHGKRKARKDLGMSMMMYGHVYVAQISLGAQLNQTVKAIQEAEAYPGPSLIIAYSPCEEHGYDLALSHDQMRQLTATGFWPLYRFDPRRADEGKLPLALDSRPPSDALAETLLTEQRFRRLDAQQPEVAEQLWKDAAADLQKRYDFLAQLAGKAEKVSE; translated from the coding sequence ATGATTACTATCGACGGCAACGGCGCAGTCGCTTCAGTCGCTTTTCGCACCAGTGAAGTTATCGCTATTTATCCCATCACGCCGAGCTCCACGATGGCAGAGCAGGCCGACGCCTGGGCCGGCAACGGGATGAAAAACGTCTGGGGCGACGTTCCGCGCGTGGTGGAGATGCAGTCCGAGGCGGGCGCTATCGCCACCGTTCACGGCGCGCTCCAGACCGGCGCCCTCTCCACCTCGTTTACGTCCTCCCAGGGCCTGCTGCTGATGATCCCGACGCTCTATAAGCTCGCGGGTCAGCTGACGCCTTTTGTGCTGCACGTGGCGGCGCGCACCGTCGCCACCCATGCGCTCTCTATTTTCGGCGATCATTCGGACGTGATGGCCGTACGCCAGACCGGCTGCGCGATGCTCTGTGCCTCAAGCGTTCAGGAGGCGCAGGATTTCGCGCTGATCTCCCATATCGCCACGCTGAAAAGCCGCGTGCCGTTTATTCATTTCTTCGATGGTTTTCGCACCTCGCACGAAATCAACAAAATCGCGCCGCTCGCCGATGACACGATCCGCGCCCTGCTGCCGCAGGCGGAGATAGACGCCCACCGCGCCCGCGCGCTCAACCCGGAACACCCGGTGATCCGCGGCACCTCCGCCAACCCGGATACCTATTTCCAGTCCCGCGAGGCGACCAACCCCTGGTATAACGCGGTCTATGACCATGTCGAACAGGCGATGAACGGTTTCGCCGCCGCCACGGGCCGCCAGTACCGGCCGTTTGAGTATTACGGCCACCCGGAGGCCGAACGGGTGATTATCCTGATGGGTTCCGCCAGCGGCACCTGTGAAGAAGTGGTCGATGAACTGCTCACCCGCGGCGAGAAAGTGGGCGTGCTGAAAGTTCGCCTGTTCCGCCCGTTCAGCGCGCGTCACCTGCTGGCGGCGCTGCCGCAGAGCGTCCAGCGCATCGCGGTGCTTGACCGCACCAAAGAGCCTGGCGCGCAGGCGGAGCCGCTTTATCTGGATGTGATGACCGCGCTGGCGGAAGCCTTTAACAGCGGCGAGCGCGACAGCCTGCCGCGCGTCATCGGCGGACGCTACGGGCTTTCCTCCAAAGAGTTCGGGCCGGACTGCGTGCTGGCGGTGTTTAATGAACTGCGCGCAGAAAAACCGAAACCGCGCTTTACCGTCGGGATTTATGACGATGTGACGCATCTTTCCCTGCCGCTGCCGGAGAATACGCTGCCCTCTAACGCGCGCCTGGAGGCGCTGTTTTACGGGCTTGGCAGCGACGGCAGCGTCTCGGCCACCAAAAACAACATTAAAATTATCGGTAACGCGACGCCGTGGTACGCCCAGGGCTATTTCGTTTATGACTCCAAAAAAGCGGGCGGTCTGACCGTTTCTCACCTGCGCGTCAGCGAGCGGCCCATTAACTCCGCGTATCTGGTAAGCCAGGCGGATTTCGTCGGCTGCCATCAGTTGCAGTTCATCGATAAATACCAGATGGCCGAGCGCCTGAAACCCGGCGGTATTTTTCTGATTAACACGCCATACGCGCCGGATGAGGTCTGGCATCAGCTGCCGCAGGAAGTCCAGGCGGTGCTGAATAACAAAAACGCGCGCGTCTTTGTGGTGAACGCCGCGAAAATCGCCCGTGAATGCCAGCTCGGCGCGCGCATCAACACCGTGATGCAGATGGCGTTTTTCCATCTCACGCAGATCCTGCCGGGCGACAGCGCGCTGGAGGCGCTCCAGGGTGCCATCGCCAAAAGCTACAGCAGCAAAGGCCAGGAGCTGGTGGAGCGCAACTGGCAGGCGCTGGCGCTGGCCCGCGAATCCCTCTTTGAAGTGGCGCGCCAGCCGGTGGATGAGACCAGCCACCTGCGCCCGCCCGTGGTCTCCGACGCCGCGCCCGATTTTGTCAAAACGGTGACCGCCGCGATGCTGGCAGGGCTTGGCGACGCGCTGCCGGTCTCCGCGCTGCCGCCGGACGGCACATGGCCGCTCGGCACGACCCGGTGGGAGAAACGAAATATTGCGGAAGCGATCCCCATCTGGAAAGAGGAGCTTTGCACCCAGTGCAACCACTGCGTCGCCGCCTGTCCGCACTCGGCTATCCGCGCCAAAGTGGTGGCGCCGGAAGCACTCGCCGACGCGCCCGCCTCGCTCGCCGCGCTGGATGTGAAGTCGCGCGATATGCGCGGCCAGAAATATGTGCTGCAGGTCGCGCCGGAAGACTGCACCGGCTGCAACCTGTGCGTCGAGGTCTGCCCGGCGAAAGACCGCCAGAACCCGGAAATCAAGGCGATTAATATGATGTCGCGCCTGGAGCATGTGGAAGAAGAGAAACGCAACTACGACTTCTTCCTGGACCTGCCGGAAATCGATCGCAGCTCGCTTGAGCGTATCGACATTCGCACCTCGCAGCTCATCACCCCGCTGTTCGAATACTCCGGCGCATGCTCCGGCTGTGGGGAAACGCCCTATATCAAGCTGCTGACCCAGCTTTACGGTGACCGTCTGCTGATTGCCAACGCCACCGGCTGTTCGTCAATTTATGGCGGTAACCTGCCCTCGACGCCGTACACCACCGACGCGAACGGCCGCGGCCCGGCGTGGGCGAACTCGCTGTTTGAGGATAACGCGGAGTTCGGCCTGGGTTTCCGCTTAACGGTCGATCAGCATAAGGCGCGCGTGCAGCGTCTGCTCACGCAGTTTGCCGATAAACTCACGCCTGCGCTCTATGAGGCGTTGCACGCTGACGCCACGCCGGAAGTGCGTCGCGAACAGATCGCGGAACTGCGCCAGCAGTTACAGGGCGTTGAAGGCGCACAACAGTTGCTGACCGACGCCGACGCGCTGGTGGAAAAATCCATCTGGTTGATTGGCGGCGACGGCTGGGCGTATGACATCGGTTTCGGCGGCCTCGATCATGTGCTGAGCCTGACCGAGAACGTCAATATTCTGGTGCTCGATACGCAGTGCTATTCCAACACCGGCGGCCAGGCGTCGAAAGCCACGCCGCTTGGCGCGGTGACGAAATTCGGCGAACACGGCAAGCGCAAGGCACGTAAAGATCTCGGCATGAGCATGATGATGTACGGGCATGTTTACGTGGCGCAGATTTCGCTGGGTGCGCAGCTTAACCAGACGGTGAAAGCGATTCAGGAGGCGGAAGCCTACCCCGGCCCGTCGCTGATTATCGCCTACAGCCCTTGTGAGGAGCACGGCTACGATCTGGCGCTGAGCCACGATCAGATGCGCCAGCTGACCGCGACGGGCTTCTGGCCGCTATATCGCTTCGACCCGCGCCGCGCCGACGAAGGCAAGCTGCCGCTGGCGCTCGATTCGCGCCCGCCGTCAGACGCGCTGGCGGAAACCCTGCTCACCGAGCAGCGCTTCCGTCGCCTGGACGCGCAGCAGCCGGAGGTGGCCGAACAGCTCTGGAAAGACGCCGCCGCCGATCTGCAAAAACGCTACGACTTCCTGGCGCAGCTCGCGGGCAAAGCCGAGAAAGTCAGCGAGTAA
- a CDS encoding aldehyde dehydrogenase family protein produces MKYAHPGQPGALVSFKQRYGNFIGGQFVEPVEGQYFTNTTPVTGAVVAEFPRSGAADIERALDAAHAAAPAWGKTSVQERSNLLLAIADRMSGHIEQLALTESWDNGKPIRETLNADIPLAVDHFRYFAGCLRAQEGSVAEIDQYTVAYHIYEPLGVVGQIIPWNFPILMAAWKLAPALAAGNCVVLKPAEQTPLGISVLMELIGDLLPPGVVNVVHGFGQEAGEALARSKRIEKIAFTGSTPVGRHILACAAENIIPSTVELGGKSPNIYFADIMQAEPEFIEKAAEGLILGFFNQGEVCTCPSRALIQESIYEPFMERVLARMANIRKGDPYDTDTMIGAQASQEQFDKILSYIDIARGEGGQILAGGSRVNHGAALEKGFYIEPTLIKGENEMRFFQEEIFGPVIGITTFKDADEALKLANATEFGLGAGVWTRDTNLAWRMGREIKAGRVWTNCYHLYPAHAAFGGYKNSGIGRETHKKALEHYQQVKNVLVSYDIQPLNLF; encoded by the coding sequence ATGAAATATGCTCACCCCGGTCAGCCTGGTGCTCTCGTTAGCTTTAAACAGCGTTATGGAAACTTTATTGGCGGTCAGTTTGTCGAGCCTGTCGAAGGTCAATATTTCACTAACACCACGCCGGTGACGGGCGCGGTGGTGGCGGAGTTCCCGCGTTCGGGCGCAGCCGATATCGAGCGCGCGCTGGACGCGGCACATGCCGCAGCGCCCGCGTGGGGCAAAACCAGCGTACAGGAGCGTTCGAACCTGCTGCTGGCCATCGCCGATCGTATGTCGGGCCATATCGAACAGTTAGCGCTGACCGAAAGCTGGGACAACGGTAAACCGATTCGCGAAACGCTGAACGCCGACATTCCACTGGCGGTAGACCACTTCCGCTACTTCGCCGGTTGTCTGCGCGCCCAGGAGGGCAGCGTGGCGGAAATCGATCAATACACCGTGGCCTATCACATCTATGAGCCGCTCGGCGTGGTCGGGCAGATAATCCCCTGGAACTTCCCTATCCTGATGGCGGCGTGGAAACTCGCGCCTGCGCTGGCGGCGGGCAACTGCGTGGTACTCAAACCTGCGGAACAGACGCCGCTTGGCATTTCCGTGCTGATGGAGCTGATTGGCGATCTGCTGCCGCCGGGCGTGGTGAACGTGGTGCATGGCTTCGGGCAGGAGGCGGGCGAGGCGCTCGCGCGCAGCAAACGCATCGAGAAAATCGCGTTTACCGGCTCGACGCCGGTCGGACGGCATATTCTGGCCTGCGCGGCGGAAAATATTATCCCCAGTACCGTCGAGCTTGGCGGAAAATCGCCTAATATTTATTTTGCCGACATTATGCAGGCAGAGCCTGAATTTATCGAAAAAGCGGCCGAAGGGCTGATTCTGGGCTTCTTTAACCAGGGGGAAGTGTGCACCTGTCCTTCCCGCGCCCTGATTCAGGAATCGATCTACGAACCCTTTATGGAACGTGTGTTGGCGCGTATGGCCAACATTCGTAAAGGCGACCCCTATGACACTGACACCATGATTGGCGCGCAGGCCTCTCAGGAGCAGTTCGACAAAATTCTCTCTTACATTGATATCGCGCGCGGCGAGGGCGGCCAGATCCTTGCGGGCGGCTCGCGTGTGAACCACGGCGCGGCGCTGGAGAAGGGCTTTTACATTGAGCCGACGCTGATTAAAGGCGAAAACGAGATGCGCTTCTTCCAGGAAGAGATCTTCGGGCCGGTTATCGGTATCACCACCTTTAAAGACGCTGATGAAGCCCTGAAACTGGCCAACGCCACCGAATTTGGCCTCGGCGCGGGCGTCTGGACGCGCGATACCAATCTCGCCTGGCGCATGGGCCGCGAAATCAAAGCGGGCCGCGTGTGGACCAACTGCTACCACCTCTATCCGGCGCATGCCGCGTTCGGGGGCTATAAAAATTCCGGTATCGGCCGCGAAACCCATAAAAAAGCGCTGGAGCATTACCAGCAGGTGAAAAATGTGCTGGTCAGCTATGACATCCAGCCTCTGAACCTTTTCTGA
- a CDS encoding YdbH family protein, translating to MKGKYRAVIALLLLVVLLPLALLLTAGYWLPTLAGVWLPQGTRIALEQRPRLTRSAIVLPDLRYFASDCELAHAQNVVLSHPTRWRLHLDALTLNTGCFSAIPDDPAPGAPRTLAQWQAMLPESEVEIARLKLADLPDYDGALRASLSPQAQRVAFTGDKLDVSARLEGQALKVERLRLYLFDGQPPVSLLGDFTLGLMPDGIPTQGEAQARFSLPQAPHDARAEVTWRGGEGQLLLFAQDDPDPLLDLPWQAGHDSFAFSDGRWRWPYEGFPLSGRAALRVENWRGGLDAARISGRVNVVTQGNAGKGNAVMTFGPGTLSLRESAMPLRITGEAKQDALAFYASLPAMLRGPLLSPALHFMPGALLRSRGRIIDALNIEEIRWPLAGVTVTEKGIDGRLQAIARASEPGQGDMLLHLDGRAEDFLPDVGLWRWRYWGNGTFEPMQSRWSVGGRGEWRDEVITLSELNTRFDKWHYGSMTVDHPQLALSTPVRWARGAATQALEGALKLDAGATRFSSGASLPPSTLNFSVQGRDPSAFQFKGDLHAGEIGPVRVNGRWDGERLRGQAWWSPQPLAVFQPLLPPDWKLLLRDGGFYAQVAFSAAAGQGFEAGGHGVVKQGSAWTKDNEFNGVDFVLPFRFRDSTWQLGTRGPVRLNIAEIQSQVPARDITASLQGGYPWSEANPLVLSDVSASLLGGKIRMQQLRLPQHTAALLRLENISSSELITATNVKQVALSGAINGALPLWVDNPQWIVHDGWLTSPGPLTLRMDKEMADAMARDNAAAAAAVNWLRYMEISRSWTRLDVDNLGVLRMRSEFQGESHVDGKTSGVRLNYQHQENLFTLWRSLRFGDNLQSWLEQHATLPAARCKATSGKTCEEQP from the coding sequence ATGAAGGGTAAATACAGAGCCGTCATCGCTTTATTACTTCTGGTTGTGCTGCTGCCTCTGGCGCTGCTGTTAACCGCGGGCTACTGGCTACCGACGCTCGCGGGCGTCTGGCTGCCGCAGGGGACGCGCATCGCGCTGGAGCAGCGCCCGCGCCTGACCCGCTCCGCTATTGTGCTGCCGGATTTGCGTTATTTCGCGAGCGATTGCGAACTCGCCCACGCCCAAAATGTCGTGTTGAGCCACCCGACGCGCTGGCGGCTGCATCTGGACGCGCTCACTCTCAACACCGGCTGCTTCAGCGCCATACCTGACGACCCGGCGCCCGGCGCGCCGCGCACGCTCGCGCAGTGGCAGGCGATGCTGCCGGAAAGCGAGGTGGAGATAGCGCGTCTTAAACTCGCCGACCTGCCGGATTATGACGGCGCGCTCAGGGCGAGCCTGAGTCCGCAGGCGCAGCGCGTCGCGTTTACCGGCGACAAGCTGGACGTGAGCGCCAGGCTCGAAGGGCAGGCGCTGAAGGTGGAGCGCCTGCGTCTGTACCTCTTTGACGGCCAGCCGCCGGTGTCGCTGCTTGGCGATTTCACGTTAGGGCTGATGCCGGACGGCATTCCAACCCAAGGCGAGGCGCAGGCGCGCTTTTCGCTGCCGCAGGCACCGCATGACGCCCGCGCCGAAGTGACGTGGCGAGGCGGCGAAGGGCAGTTATTACTCTTTGCGCAGGACGATCCCGATCCGCTGCTCGATCTCCCGTGGCAGGCCGGTCACGACTCGTTTGCCTTCAGCGACGGGCGCTGGCGCTGGCCGTACGAGGGCTTTCCGCTGAGCGGTCGCGCCGCGCTGCGCGTGGAAAACTGGCGCGGCGGGCTGGATGCCGCGCGCATTAGCGGGCGCGTGAATGTGGTGACGCAGGGGAATGCCGGGAAGGGCAACGCGGTGATGACCTTCGGCCCCGGCACTCTGAGCCTGCGCGAGAGCGCGATGCCGCTGCGCATCACCGGCGAAGCTAAACAGGACGCGCTGGCGTTTTACGCAAGCCTCCCCGCCATGCTGCGCGGCCCGCTGCTGTCGCCTGCGCTGCATTTTATGCCGGGCGCGCTGCTGCGCTCGCGCGGGCGCATCATTGATGCGCTGAATATCGAAGAGATCCGCTGGCCGCTCGCGGGCGTCACGGTCACGGAAAAAGGCATCGACGGGCGGTTACAGGCTATCGCCCGCGCCAGCGAGCCCGGCCAGGGCGATATGCTGCTGCATCTCGATGGCCGCGCCGAAGATTTTTTGCCTGACGTTGGCCTGTGGCGCTGGCGCTACTGGGGCAACGGCACCTTTGAACCGATGCAGTCGCGCTGGTCTGTCGGCGGGCGCGGCGAGTGGCGCGATGAGGTGATCACGCTCAGTGAACTCAACACGCGTTTCGATAAGTGGCACTACGGGAGCATGACGGTCGACCATCCGCAACTGGCGCTCAGCACCCCGGTGCGCTGGGCGCGGGGAGCCGCAACTCAGGCGCTGGAGGGCGCGCTGAAGCTGGACGCCGGCGCCACGCGCTTTTCCAGCGGTGCCAGCCTGCCGCCGTCAACGCTTAATTTCAGCGTTCAGGGGCGCGACCCGAGCGCGTTCCAGTTTAAAGGCGATCTACACGCGGGTGAGATTGGCCCGGTGCGCGTCAATGGCCGCTGGGACGGCGAGCGCCTGCGCGGGCAGGCCTGGTGGTCGCCGCAGCCGCTCGCGGTTTTCCAGCCGCTGCTGCCGCCAGACTGGAAGCTGCTGCTGCGCGACGGCGGCTTTTACGCGCAGGTGGCGTTTTCCGCCGCCGCAGGCCAGGGCTTCGAAGCGGGCGGTCACGGCGTGGTGAAACAGGGCAGCGCCTGGACCAAAGACAACGAGTTTAACGGCGTGGACTTCGTGCTGCCGTTCCGCTTTCGCGATTCCACCTGGCAGCTCGGCACGCGCGGGCCGGTGCGACTGAACATCGCGGAGATCCAAAGCCAGGTGCCGGCGCGGGATATCACGGCGTCACTCCAGGGCGGCTACCCGTGGAGCGAGGCGAATCCGCTGGTGTTAAGCGACGTCAGCGCGTCGCTGCTCGGCGGCAAAATTCGTATGCAGCAGTTGCGCCTGCCGCAGCACACGGCCGCGCTGTTGCGCCTTGAAAATATTTCGTCGAGCGAGCTGATTACCGCCACCAACGTCAAACAGGTGGCGCTCTCGGGCGCCATTAACGGCGCGCTGCCGCTGTGGGTCGATAACCCGCAATGGATTGTGCATGACGGCTGGCTTACCAGCCCCGGCCCGCTGACGCTGCGCATGGATAAAGAGATGGCGGACGCGATGGCGCGGGATAACGCGGCGGCCGCGGCGGCGGTCAACTGGCTGCGCTATATGGAAATCTCCCGCTCCTGGACGCGGCTGGATGTTGATAACCTCGGCGTGCTGCGCATGCGTTCGGAGTTCCAGGGCGAAAGCCATGTGGACGGCAAAACCAGCGGCGTGCGGCTTAACTATCAGCATCAGGAAAATCTATTCACGCTGTGGCGCAGTTTACGTTTCGGCGATAATTTACAGTCCTGGCTTGAGCAACACGCGACGCTGCCCGCCGCGCGTTGCAAGGCAACGTCAGGGAAGACCTGCGAGGAACAACCATGA
- a CDS encoding 2-hydroxyacid dehydrogenase — MKLAVYSTKQYDKKYLQHVNQEYGFDLEFYDFLLTERTAKTAIHCDGVCIFVNDDASRPVLEELKKHGVKFIALRCAGFNNVDLDAAKELGLKVVRVPAYSPEAVAEHAVGMMMCLNRRIHRAYQRTRDANFNLEGLTGFTMYGKTAGVIGTGKIGVAALRILKGFGMRLLAFDPYPSAAALEIGVEYVDLPTLLAESDVISLHCPLTPENYHLLNQSAFEQMKDGVMIINTSRGALIDSQAAIEALKRQKIGALGMDVYENERDLFFEDKSNDVIQDDVFRRLSACHNVLFTGHQAFLTEEALISISETTLGNLRQLEQGQPCPNELV, encoded by the coding sequence ATGAAACTGGCGGTTTATAGCACAAAGCAGTACGACAAAAAGTATTTGCAGCATGTTAACCAGGAATATGGCTTCGATCTTGAATTTTATGACTTCCTGTTAACCGAGCGCACGGCGAAAACCGCCATTCATTGCGACGGCGTCTGCATTTTCGTTAACGACGACGCCAGCCGTCCGGTGCTGGAAGAGCTGAAAAAGCATGGCGTGAAATTTATCGCGCTGCGCTGCGCGGGCTTTAACAACGTCGATCTCGACGCGGCAAAAGAGCTGGGGTTAAAAGTCGTTCGCGTCCCGGCCTACTCGCCGGAAGCCGTGGCCGAGCACGCGGTGGGCATGATGATGTGTCTCAACCGCCGCATTCACCGCGCGTATCAGCGCACCCGTGACGCTAACTTTAACCTCGAAGGGCTGACCGGCTTTACGATGTACGGCAAAACCGCAGGCGTTATCGGCACCGGTAAAATCGGCGTCGCGGCGCTGCGCATTCTCAAAGGCTTTGGCATGCGCCTACTGGCGTTCGATCCGTACCCGAGCGCCGCCGCGCTGGAGATTGGCGTTGAATATGTCGACCTGCCGACCCTGCTCGCGGAATCTGATGTCATCAGCCTCCACTGTCCGCTGACGCCGGAAAACTACCACCTGCTGAATCAAAGCGCCTTCGAGCAGATGAAAGACGGCGTGATGATCATCAATACCAGCCGCGGTGCATTGATCGATTCCCAGGCCGCGATTGAAGCGCTCAAACGTCAGAAAATCGGCGCGCTTGGCATGGATGTGTATGAAAACGAGCGCGATCTGTTCTTTGAAGATAAATCCAACGATGTGATTCAGGATGACGTGTTCCGCCGTCTTTCCGCCTGCCATAACGTGCTATTCACCGGCCACCAGGCATTTCTGACGGAAGAAGCGCTGATCAGCATTTCTGAAACCACGCTTGGAAATCTGCGCCAGTTGGAACAGGGCCAGCCCTGCCCGAACGAGCTGGTGTAA